ATCCAGTGCCCGCCGGATGGACTCGGCCGAGAACCGGTAGATCGTTGCCGGGCCCTGGCCTTCCGCCGTGGAAATCAGGGCCAGCTCCCGGGCGACGTCGGGCTCCAGATACCCGGGCGCCACCGCCGTGAGGTCAGCCTGCAGCAGGAAGGAGTTCAAGGGCGCAGGCAGGGCGTCGCGCAGCACGGAGGTGGCACGGGCATAGTCGCTGCCGGCAACGGCCGACCCCAGCACGGTCAACGCACCTGAACCGAGCAGCCCCAGCTGGGCTGCCTCCTTCAGGATGCCCGGAACCAGCCGGGCAAAACGCCGCTGCAGCCGCGGCTGGTGCCAGGTCAGGGCACTGATGAGGTCCTCGGTTTCGAAGGCACCGACAGTCTCGTTTTCGCCCGCACCCTCGACGTCGGATAGCAGCGCAAGCATTTCCAGTGCCCGACGGCGGACCACTGGGGCGTCCGGGCGGGAAACTTCTGCGGCCAGCGCGTTCACTGCTCCGCCTGCCGGCAGGGGTGCACCCACCAGGGACGGTGCGCGGTCCGCATCCAGCCAGGCTTCGACCAACCGGCGCCACTGATCTTCACGGTTCTGGGTAAGCCAGGTTCCCTCTGTGGTGCCCCAGCGTGAGGTTGCGGCATCCAAGGTGATCAGCCCGGCCAGGGCCGCCAGTTCCAGCAGCCAGGACGTAGCGGCACCGTCCAGCCGCAGCGATTCGGAGAGACGGCGCACTTCGCGCACGCCAACGCCTCCGGAGCGGAGCGTCCCGATCGGGTTTTCGGCCGCAAGCGCCAGCAGTTCCGTTACCAGCCGCAGGGTTTCGGCCACCGCTCCAAACGCGGCGTTGTCCCGCAGGTTGCGGGCGACGTTGCGGGGAACCGGCCGGGGTGCTTCCAACTGGAAGTCCGCGACGATTACATGGCCGCGGGAGGCCTGACCCACCGGCCGCGGAAGTTCCACGTGAAGCGCATCCAAAGGGACCAGGAGGCCGCGGGCCACGAGCCACTCCACCGGGGTGGGGGAGGGGTTGTCCAGGACGGCCCGTCCCAGGGCGGCTTTCTTGGGGATGGTGCCCACCGGTGAATACTTGAACCGGCGAAGCAGGTCTGCTGTCTGCGGCGGAGCGCCCTCCATGAGCGTCGCCCAGCCTGCAGGATCAGAGACCAGATGATGCAGGGAATGGGCGGCGGTGGCGGGGGTGTCGGCCTTCTCTATGGGCAGTCCGCTGCTGCGCAGCCCCTCGACGATGCCGACCAGGCGTTGCCCGAACTCCGGATGCTGCGCCGCCAGGGTGGAATACGGCCTGCCCAGCCCGGCGGGGTAGGCCCCCAGCGCCTCCCCAAGGACCGAGACGGGTAGATAGAACCGGCGGGAGGCATCAGCTTTCGGCGCTCCGGGGTGCGGCTTGGCCCGCCGCAGCAGGGCCAGGGAATGCAGGTGGCCCAGGATCGCATCGAGGGACTTGATGGTTGAGCCCGAGATTGTTGTTTTCAACCATGAGGCGGTGGTGCTGAGCTGGGAATCTTCGTTGGTGGTCAGGTCCACCGCTTCCAGGACCTGCAGCTGCGGTGCCGTCAGTTTTTCGAGGATCCGCTGGACGCTGACGCGTGTGGAAGCACGCGCAGCCAGAGCCTGGAAATCCGGGACGGCGGGGAGCGCCAAATCGGGCCGGGCCGCGAGCAATTCACGCAGTTGGTCATCACTGCGTGCTGCTAAATCTTCGGCCAGGGCTCGAATCGCGGACATCAAAACCACGTTACCTGAGTGGGGAGAAAAACGGACCGATCAGCCCCGGCGCCGCCGCCTGATTCCGTCGATCACCAAGCCCGCCATAAGCAGGAACGCGAGGGGGAGTGCGTAGAGGGATGCGGCAATGAGCCAAGGCGCCACTGCCTGGCTCCCGAGGTAGAGGGCCAGTACCGCGGCGAGCGTGCCCAGTCCGAACAGGGCCAGCAGGGCCGCAAGGACGGCGGCAAACCGGCGGAGCGGAGAGTTGCGGGGAGGGACTTGGGGATCCGGCGGGGTGTGGGGTGCCGGAAACTGCTTCTCTGCGCGTGCCGCGGGGACCCGGACCTTCTCCGGTGGGGTGTTGCTCATGGTAATTAACGCTAACAGCGGAAAACTGGGGGACAAAGGGGAGACCTTGGTGCCCCATTCCCGTGTCGGGATATTCTAAAGGGAACAGACTTCCCCGTAGTATCTCCAAAGGTACTCCGGCGCCGCTTCGGGCCTGGCTGGCCAACGCGGGTCACGACTATTCCTGCGGCAGGTGTCCTGCTGCAATTAAACTAAGAACGAGGTAACCGAAGTGCCCATCGGCAAGGTCAAATGGTTCGACACTGGTAAGGGTTTTGGGTTTCTGGCCACGGACGATGGGCAGGAAGTCTTCCTGCATGCTTCGGCCCTGCCTGCGGGAGTCAGCGAGGTCAAGCCCGGCACCCGCATGGAATTCGGTGTTGCGGACGGACGTCGCGGACCGCAGGCCCTATCCGCCCGCATTCTCGAGGCCCCGCCGTCGGTAGCCAGGGCAACCCGCAAGGATGCCGAAGACATGGCCGTGATCACCGAGGACCTGATCAAGCTGCTGGACGGTATTTCCAACGGACTGCGGCGCGGCCGCTACCCGGATAAGAAGCACGCATCCAAGGTAGCTGCCGTCCTGCGGGCCGTTGCCGATGATCTGGATATATAAGGTAAGTGCACTGAATTGACTATGAGACCGGAAATTCCCTCTCCCGACTCGTCCCCTGAACCCGACACCGACGCCGCTGCTGCTCCGGCGGTTCGCAAGCGCGCCCCGCGGCGGCCGGGAAAGCCCGACGCCGTGCTCGCGGCCGCCGTGGCCGAAGCCCGCGCCGGACTGCTGGAAGTGGTATCCGAAGACGAAGTAGGCAACTACCTGGGTGCTGCGGCCGACGCCGAACGGGTGGTGACGCACCGGTTCTCTTCCCTCCGTCCCGGCTACCGCGGGTGGTACTGGTACGCCACGGTTGCCCGTATGCCCCGGAGCAAGAAGGTAACGGTGTCCGAAGTGGGCCTGCTCCCCTCGGACGAAGCCCTGCTGGCTCCCGAGTGGGTGCCTTGGTCCG
This genomic stretch from Arthrobacter sp. zg-Y1110 harbors:
- a CDS encoding helicase-associated domain-containing protein; translation: MSAIRALAEDLAARSDDQLRELLAARPDLALPAVPDFQALAARASTRVSVQRILEKLTAPQLQVLEAVDLTTNEDSQLSTTASWLKTTISGSTIKSLDAILGHLHSLALLRRAKPHPGAPKADASRRFYLPVSVLGEALGAYPAGLGRPYSTLAAQHPEFGQRLVGIVEGLRSSGLPIEKADTPATAAHSLHHLVSDPAGWATLMEGAPPQTADLLRRFKYSPVGTIPKKAALGRAVLDNPSPTPVEWLVARGLLVPLDALHVELPRPVGQASRGHVIVADFQLEAPRPVPRNVARNLRDNAAFGAVAETLRLVTELLALAAENPIGTLRSGGVGVREVRRLSESLRLDGAATSWLLELAALAGLITLDAATSRWGTTEGTWLTQNREDQWRRLVEAWLDADRAPSLVGAPLPAGGAVNALAAEVSRPDAPVVRRRALEMLALLSDVEGAGENETVGAFETEDLISALTWHQPRLQRRFARLVPGILKEAAQLGLLGSGALTVLGSAVAGSDYARATSVLRDALPAPLNSFLLQADLTAVAPGYLEPDVARELALISTAEGQGPATIYRFSAESIRRALDEGLDADGILAFLHQHSATDVPQPLRYLVEDTAARYGRLRVGAAGSYLRSDDEAGLNALLADPRTASLGLVRLAPTVVAANVPAKELTFSLRELGYPPALEGPARKPVGSHRMIPVPAPSSSRARLNPWELTDEDLDRQLAALRGGGPVPHTGGESQSLVSLETLRKAIRTKSSVRMGVVDAQGNQRQEIFVPLSVSDGRVRVYDPRHDVERTVSVHRIMDVEIVEGSPAHG
- a CDS encoding cold-shock protein translates to MPIGKVKWFDTGKGFGFLATDDGQEVFLHASALPAGVSEVKPGTRMEFGVADGRRGPQALSARILEAPPSVARATRKDAEDMAVITEDLIKLLDGISNGLRRGRYPDKKHASKVAAVLRAVADDLDI
- a CDS encoding DUF3027 domain-containing protein, with the translated sequence MRPEIPSPDSSPEPDTDAAAAPAVRKRAPRRPGKPDAVLAAAVAEARAGLLEVVSEDEVGNYLGAAADAERVVTHRFSSLRPGYRGWYWYATVARMPRSKKVTVSEVGLLPSDEALLAPEWVPWSDRLRPEDIAAEQEQQAQEQRAQEQADQEQAEAEQAGRDDNGQQDEAGENHAGEQHAEATGAQEDE